Proteins encoded within one genomic window of Acinetobacter sp. WCHA55:
- the yidD gene encoding membrane protein insertion efficiency factor YidD, producing MVRLLHWLIRFYQIAISPLLGPRCRYIPTCSQYSLEAVHTHGAVRGVWLATKRICRCHPWGGSGYDPVPNKRIRFISFQQIDSQKHLVAVPFRDCFLNQNHSNHLG from the coding sequence ATGGTACGCTTACTGCATTGGTTAATTCGATTTTATCAAATTGCGATTAGTCCTTTACTTGGGCCGCGTTGTCGTTATATCCCTACATGTTCTCAATATTCATTGGAAGCAGTCCATACACATGGTGCTGTGCGTGGTGTGTGGTTGGCTACTAAACGTATTTGCCGTTGTCATCCTTGGGGTGGATCGGGGTATGACCCTGTTCCAAACAAAAGGATTCGTTTTATCTCTTTTCAGCAAATAGATTCTCAAAAGCATCTGGTTGCTGTACCCTTTCGTGATTGTTTCTTGAACCAAAATCACTCTAACCACTTGGGGTAA